From the Triticum urartu cultivar G1812 chromosome 4, Tu2.1, whole genome shotgun sequence genome, the window GTCATGTAAGGCGACTATACGCTTACTATTATATGCTATGCGCCAAACGATTTAATTGGTCTATATTATGAAGAAATATATTCCTTTTGTCCTTGCTCGTTGAATTTCCAAGCCATCTAATCTAAATCCCTAAGTCTAGATTAATCATGGCGCATATGCATTAAACTTCATCGAGTTTGTCGctactatttatttatttttgtgagGGGTCAACTTAGTCATTTACTTGGCACACTTGCCACACCTTTGTATAACACCCACAAGTAGGGAGACCTATATTAAGGAGATCCTCCGTCGAGCTTTTGGGTTCATATTTTACTAGGTCAGTTGTTCATTCTATAGCTTGATCCCAGTATTAAATGACCAAGCTAATGATCACAAAAACATCATTTTAAGGAAACAATTATACCGACCTATTTATGTCCAAGATGGTCAGAGAGAACCCAACTTGGAGATTACACATACAAAAAGCTGCAAATGGAAAATACTAGCGCTATAGGGATTGGGCCATCCGAAAATTAAAAAGGGAGAGAAAGACATAGCTAAGGCTCATGATCCGATCTGGGTACAAGGGCACCAATGACCAATACCACTGATTGTGTCTCATACAAAGGAGTTAATGATTCAGAAAATAGTCCTTACGTAATAGAACATCATGGTCACCACTCTTTTTGTCTGTGTATGCCAACAAGTCCTACCTTGATCACCATGTTCTCGGCCCTGTGTCTGGTGGTTGCCATTGCTCCTTTCCCCCCGATAAATGCTAACATACTAATATCAATAGTACACCTCTAATTATGGTTTGTGCTAGTCGAGACCTCAACGACACATTGTCAAGAGCTAGTCGAGACCTCAATGATGCACACCTCTAATTAttaaaaaagaaaacaaaaggaaAATAATTGGCAAGACCCCAATAATCATTTAGCAACATCAACCACCCTGGTGGCAACACCCAAACTGCGAGAAACTTTCTCCAAAAGCGACGCCTCTCGAAATGAAATGATGCATGGGTGACTTAGGAGGTCAGATTATGTGATTTCACCCCAAGAACAAATTTGAGGCTTTGGGCGACGGTTGCCCCAACTTGTTGTAATCCTCTGGCTCCTTGTCGATGATCGACTAGCATGTCGGCAAAGTCACATTTGAAGGCACTATTCCTCGAAAAACACGTATGGTGATCACGAAAACGAAAAGGAAGCTAGCAGCTCAGCAGCTCACAGCTGGACGTCAGACAAAAAACTCGACCGTTAGATGAAGAAGAAAAAAAGCAACCGTTAGATATTTATGTGTCAAAACACGCATGAATGGGCgagtcatgttcatccagaggacAGATTGACAACACAACACGGGAAGGCACATGCATATTgccggcagctgcatgcatgcagGTTTGTTCACATCCATACATCCATCCATGCTGTTCAAAAGGAAAAAGTTGTCCGCGCATGCATGCACCAAAGACGTACACCAGGCAAGTAGTACAGTAATTATCTCACCTAGCTAGTCACTGCTAATTAATTAGTACTCCTTAAACGCTGTTATTATTGTAATAGAGGGAGTATTTGGTAGCCAAGAATGAGTTAAGCTCAGCTGAGGAAATCGAATATACACATGCCACGGCTAGTTAAGCTCAGCTGCTCCTGTAATCCTTTCGTCCTTTCATTTGTGCAACCAGCTAAATGATCTGACCAAGGGGGCATTTTCGTCAGATTAGTGATCTTTTAGTCGGCAGCGTACGTGTCTGGTCCTTCCCATCTACAGTCCTGCACGCAATGTCGAGGGATGCCCTGCAATATGTCCTTGCTCGATTGCCGGGAACGAAATTAACTTTCACCACTCGGTGAGCCAGATACTAAGTAAATATATACCCAAAAGCTGGCTGGCATAGTTGGAATGTAGGATCATCACATGCATACCGCTAAAGAAAAATAATCTTAACACAAATCTTACATTTTTAAGAAGGTGATCCCAATTCTCTTAATATGCAAAGTGTCCGCCTCAACGACTCCACTAAGGCCATGCATATAACTCTTCTCTCCTACTAAGCCATGCAAAATCCGCTACATAATCGAACGTCCCCACTAAGGCCATGCATTTAAGTTTTTTCTCCCACTAAGCCACGCAAAATTGCCACATAAGCGAACTTATAAATTACAATCATTTTTGGCATTAGTCTATGCATGTAACGCTGCCACATCATACATGCATTAGTCATTTTTCACATTTTCTTCCGAAATGATATTTTTAACGGTAATTCAAAAGTTCATATTATATTCTTAGAGACTTTCTTTTATTGCTTTTATTGCTTTTCAAGTTTATATTTTTATTTCACTAGATTTAGTTATTTTTAGCAACTACCTACGCATTTTTTAATAATCTTAATTTCCAAGGACATCTACGCAGTCTTCATCGGAGTCATAGGTAGTCAAAAGATCAATAAACAAATAATTACAATTACAAAAGGTTGTCAACAATCCATGCTGAcccggtgtgtgtgtgtgtgtggtggggggggggggggggggggggggggggatacaACCTGTATGTTTCAATTTAGGTCTTGGTAAGAAAATAATTATACAATGTACAAATCTATGTCCACTTCTGCAAAAACGGTGCCGCGGCACTAAAAAAGAGAGGTATGGCTTGTAAATCAGTACATGGTACTTGTCGCAGTAAAAGTATGGAAATGGCATTATGCTAGGGCAAACATATATGCTCATTTAGGCTGGCCATGCTCTATATATACATGCATCCTTGCCGGGTTATGGACATCCATTATTGCCGATTGATCCTTGATTAATCAGCCCAGAGCCCGAGATCGATCATGCCTATGGCAGCAGCACAAGGGAAGCTAAGTCCGGAGGCCATGGACAACGAAGTTATCAGCAACGGCAGCGCCAAGGACTACCTCGAccctcctccggcgccgctgGTGGACGCCGGCGAGCTGGGTAAGTGGTCTTTGTACCGTGCCGTCATCGCCGAGTTCACCGCCACGCTGCTCTTCGTCTACGTCGCCGTGGCCACCGTGGTCGGCCACAAGCGCCAGACGGACGCCCAGGCGTGCAGCGGCGCCGGCGTGCTGGGCATCGCGTGGGCCTTCGGCGGCATGATCGCTGTCCTCGTCTACTGCACCGCCGGCATCTCCGGCGGCCACATCAACCCAGCCGTGACGTTCGGGCTACTGCTGGCGCGCAAGGTGTCCCTTCCCAGAGCCTTCCTCTACATGGTGGCGCAGTGCGTCGGCGCCATCTGCGGTGCGGCGCTGGTGAGGGCCGTGCACGGCGGCCACCACTACGTGCTTTACGGTGGCGGCGCCAACGAGCTCGCGCCGGGCTACTCCAGGACGGCGGGTCTCATCGCCGAGATCGCCGGCACCTTCGTGCTCGTGTACACCGTCTTCTCAGCGACCGACCCGAAGCGCATCGCCCGGGATCCACACGTCCCGGTGCTGGCGCCGCTGCTCATCGGGTTCGCCGTGCTCATGGCGCACCTCGCCACCATCCCCGTCACCGGAACCGGGATCAATCCAGCAAGGAGCTTTGGCGCCGCCGTGGTGTACAATGGCGGCAAGGCTTGGGACGACCAGTGGATCTTCTGGGTTGGCCCGTTCATCGGCGCCGCCGTGGCCACGGTTTACCACCAGTACATCCTCAGGAATAGTGCCATCTTCCGGTCCAACTACGACGCCTCCGTCTAGCTACTCCCATTCATCCATCCATTGATGCGTTCCATATCTACTTGTTGATGAGTTGAGATCCACATTATCGATGGATCTACCGTGTCGCTGTTAAAATTGATGGTTAATTAGTATGTTGTTGTGTTACTGAACGTATGTATTGCATTGTATGTTAGTGTTGGGTTTACAGTGTTTGCTAGTTACTGGAAGAGATGGCTATCTATCTAGTGAGAGAAACCAAAATATTACTTCCAATGATTTTTGTGCTTGTGTTCTCCCTGAATTTTGAAACCTTGGACTTTGCAGCCCTTTTTATTCTTCGTTTTATGGGTTTTGGCTACGTTCCTAATCAGCAGTGTCACGTTGCATGCTTTCTTTCTCTATGTCACGCCACCTCTGTTCACTCTCCTTGTAATTTGATGTTAGTTGACATTTTACACTGAATGATTGCTAGTCTACTGGAGACTGCAGTAAAATTCAAATTTGACTATGTCCTTTGAGTTTGAACACATTATTTGAAGTTAAAACTAAAACATTATTTGAAGTTTGAACACATTATTTGTAATTTAGTTCATTCATCAGCGTCAAGCATCAGATCCGCATCTGCATGTACATGCATGTCATACAGGGAGTAAAAATCATGCATCCATGAATGGATGAAATATGGACCACACGAGGCTGGGTGCAGTGACCAGGTAGCACTGGACCCGCAGGGTTGTGTATATGGCCAAATTTTTAATTGAATCTGAATTTGATGTTTAATGTGTGTCAGACCATACATATACGTGGCGCCAAATAACTATGAATTACTATGCGTGCAATGCATAGTAGTTCTCCTCTTTCACAGTTTACTACTCCTGCTAGTG encodes:
- the LOC125553309 gene encoding aquaporin PIP2-5-like; translation: MPMAAAQGKLSPEAMDNEVISNGSAKDYLDPPPAPLVDAGELGKWSLYRAVIAEFTATLLFVYVAVATVVGHKRQTDAQACSGAGVLGIAWAFGGMIAVLVYCTAGISGGHINPAVTFGLLLARKVSLPRAFLYMVAQCVGAICGAALVRAVHGGHHYVLYGGGANELAPGYSRTAGLIAEIAGTFVLVYTVFSATDPKRIARDPHVPVLAPLLIGFAVLMAHLATIPVTGTGINPARSFGAAVVYNGGKAWDDQWIFWVGPFIGAAVATVYHQYILRNSAIFRSNYDASV